One window from the genome of Streptomyces sp. NBC_00708 encodes:
- a CDS encoding ABC transporter permease subunit, with amino-acid sequence MKARATVAADPDRTADGASAPAGGSGTGDGDGGETRSAGRSRAGRVPRPRKEQGGPQAGGITWRQRLRRDRTLILMTLPAIALLLIFNYIPLLGNIVAFQDYDVYDLGITGSPFVGFDNFTRIFEDYRFWEVLVNTLVIFVTQLVLFFPIPIAVALLLNTIMSARVRAWVQAVVYLPHFFSWVLVVTVFQQMFGGAGLVAQWLREHGHEGFDLMTDPGFFKFLVSAQAVWKDAGWGVIVFLAALAAVNTDLYEAAAVDGAGRWRRMWHVTLPALRPVIALLLVLRVGSALNLDFEQILLQRDQVGAGASEILDTYIWWTGIKTGDFGYAAAAGIFKGLFSVAMVLGANKVAHMLGEQGVYSKK; translated from the coding sequence GTGAAGGCACGGGCCACGGTCGCGGCCGACCCGGACCGCACCGCCGACGGGGCGAGCGCCCCGGCCGGCGGGAGCGGCACCGGGGACGGTGACGGCGGGGAGACGAGGAGCGCGGGCAGGTCCCGGGCGGGCCGCGTCCCCAGACCCCGCAAGGAGCAGGGCGGTCCCCAAGCGGGCGGCATCACCTGGCGTCAGCGGCTGCGGCGCGACCGCACGCTGATCCTGATGACGCTGCCGGCCATCGCGCTGCTGCTGATCTTCAACTACATCCCGCTGCTCGGGAACATCGTGGCCTTCCAGGACTACGACGTCTACGACCTGGGCATCACGGGCAGCCCGTTCGTCGGGTTCGACAACTTCACCCGGATCTTCGAGGACTACCGCTTCTGGGAAGTCCTCGTGAACACGCTGGTCATCTTCGTGACCCAGCTCGTCCTGTTCTTCCCCATCCCCATCGCCGTCGCGCTCCTGCTCAACACCATCATGAGCGCGCGGGTGCGGGCCTGGGTGCAGGCGGTCGTCTACCTGCCGCACTTCTTCTCCTGGGTGCTGGTCGTCACCGTCTTCCAGCAGATGTTCGGCGGCGCCGGACTGGTCGCCCAGTGGCTGCGCGAGCACGGCCACGAGGGCTTCGACCTGATGACCGACCCGGGCTTCTTCAAGTTCCTGGTCAGCGCGCAGGCCGTGTGGAAGGACGCCGGCTGGGGCGTCATCGTCTTCCTGGCCGCGCTCGCCGCCGTCAACACCGATCTGTACGAGGCCGCCGCCGTCGACGGGGCCGGCCGCTGGCGCCGCATGTGGCACGTCACGCTGCCCGCGCTGCGCCCGGTCATCGCCCTGCTGCTCGTCCTGCGGGTGGGCAGCGCGCTCAACCTCGACTTCGAGCAGATCCTGCTCCAGCGCGACCAGGTCGGCGCGGGGGCCTCGGAAATCCTGGACACCTACATCTGGTGGACAGGCATCAAGACCGGCGACTTCGGCTACGCGGCCGCCGCCGGCATCTTCAAGGGGCTGTTCAGCGTCGCCATGGTGCTGGGTGCCAACAAGGTCGCCCACATGCTGGGCGAGCAGGGGGTGTACTCCAAGAAATGA
- a CDS encoding 1,4-beta-glucanase: MRASSAPTPRRRTVLATAAVAAAATALPAAGTAVARDHRPDGRHRPHRWRTAAIGGTGFVTGLLFHPSVKGLAYARTDIGGAYRWDAARARWTPLTDHIGWDDWNLLGIEAMAVDPSHPDRLYLACGTYAQSWASPGAVLRSDDRGATWKRADLTVRLGANEDGRGAGERLLVDPRDSGTLWLGTRHDGLLRSTDRGATWAPAAFPAAPSETGQGVMFLVAAGRAVYAGWGDGGSALYRTDGRGGWEAVPGQPSGSASVKVPVRAAYDARGRALYVTYADAPGPNGQSDGSVHRLDTVTGAWSEVTPVAPDAAAGDGFGYGGVAVDARRTGTLVVTTNNRWGQIDTVFRSTDGGASWVSLKDTAVVDVSETPYLRWGGDAAKFGWWIQAVAVDPFDSHHIVYGTGATVFGTRDLVHWAPEIRGLEESSVRFLVAPPGRDGARLLSGLGDIGVMYHDSLTSSPSRGMASSPVSGTATGLALAALKPSYVVRTGWPSGSDAAGAFSRDGGRSWQPFAAQPAIAPSAPGPIAVSADGATLLWSFIHWDGTKYPAHRSADGGASWAEVASFPKGGTPVADPVDPRRFYVYDTDTGAVHLSRDGGATFTRGATGLPSGDAQFKVAAAPGRSGDLWLSAKDNGLFRSTDGGLTFTAVPGCQASHALGFGRAAPVRGRGAGAGYPAVFQTGRVSAAYDGVAVLRSDDAGRSWVRVNDDSHQWGWTGEVITGDPRVHGRVYLGTNGRGIQYADPQ, encoded by the coding sequence ATGCGCGCTTCGTCCGCGCCCACGCCCCGTCGCAGAACCGTGCTCGCCACGGCGGCCGTCGCCGCCGCTGCCACCGCCCTCCCGGCCGCGGGCACCGCGGTAGCCCGGGACCACCGCCCCGACGGCCGGCACCGGCCGCACCGCTGGCGGACGGCCGCGATCGGCGGCACCGGGTTCGTCACCGGCCTGCTGTTCCACCCGTCGGTGAAGGGCCTGGCCTACGCCCGTACCGACATCGGCGGCGCCTACCGCTGGGACGCGGCGCGGGCCCGCTGGACCCCGCTCACCGACCACATCGGCTGGGACGACTGGAACCTCCTCGGCATCGAGGCGATGGCCGTCGACCCGTCCCACCCGGACCGCCTGTACCTGGCCTGCGGCACGTACGCGCAGTCCTGGGCGTCCCCCGGAGCGGTGCTGCGCTCCGACGACCGGGGCGCGACCTGGAAGCGGGCCGACCTGACCGTGCGGCTCGGTGCGAACGAGGACGGGCGCGGCGCCGGTGAACGGCTGCTGGTGGATCCCCGGGACAGCGGGACGCTCTGGCTGGGCACCCGGCACGACGGGCTGCTGCGCTCCACGGACCGGGGCGCGACCTGGGCGCCGGCCGCTTTCCCGGCCGCCCCGTCGGAGACCGGCCAGGGCGTGATGTTCCTGGTCGCGGCGGGCCGCGCGGTGTACGCGGGCTGGGGCGACGGCGGCAGCGCGCTCTACCGTACGGACGGCAGGGGCGGCTGGGAGGCGGTGCCCGGACAGCCGTCCGGGAGCGCGTCGGTGAAGGTGCCGGTGCGGGCCGCGTACGACGCCCGGGGGCGGGCGCTGTACGTCACCTACGCCGACGCCCCGGGGCCCAACGGGCAGTCCGACGGCTCGGTGCACCGGCTCGACACCGTGACGGGGGCCTGGAGCGAGGTCACCCCGGTGGCGCCCGACGCCGCCGCCGGTGACGGCTTCGGCTACGGCGGGGTGGCCGTCGACGCGCGCCGCACCGGCACGCTCGTCGTCACCACCAACAACCGGTGGGGGCAGATCGACACGGTGTTCCGGTCCACCGACGGCGGCGCGAGCTGGGTCTCGCTCAAGGACACCGCCGTGGTGGACGTCTCGGAGACCCCGTATCTGCGCTGGGGCGGGGACGCGGCCAAGTTCGGCTGGTGGATCCAGGCCGTCGCCGTCGACCCGTTCGACTCGCACCACATCGTGTACGGGACCGGCGCGACGGTCTTCGGGACGCGGGACCTCGTCCACTGGGCGCCGGAGATCCGGGGCCTGGAGGAGTCCTCGGTGCGCTTCCTCGTCGCCCCGCCCGGCCGGGACGGCGCCCGGCTCCTGAGCGGCCTCGGCGACATCGGGGTGATGTACCACGACTCGCTGACCTCGTCCCCGTCCCGGGGCATGGCCTCCTCCCCGGTGTCCGGCACCGCCACCGGCCTCGCCCTCGCCGCGCTGAAGCCCTCGTACGTGGTGCGCACGGGCTGGCCGTCCGGCTCCGACGCGGCCGGGGCCTTCTCCCGCGACGGCGGCCGGAGCTGGCAGCCGTTCGCCGCCCAGCCCGCGATCGCGCCCTCCGCCCCGGGACCGATCGCGGTCTCGGCGGACGGTGCGACCCTGCTGTGGTCGTTCATCCACTGGGACGGCACCAAGTACCCCGCCCACCGGTCCGCCGACGGCGGTGCGAGCTGGGCCGAGGTGGCGTCCTTCCCCAAGGGAGGCACCCCGGTCGCGGACCCGGTCGACCCGCGGCGTTTCTACGTGTACGACACCGATACGGGTGCCGTGCACCTCTCCCGGGACGGGGGCGCGACCTTCACCCGGGGCGCAACCGGACTCCCCTCCGGGGACGCGCAGTTCAAGGTGGCGGCGGCGCCCGGCCGCAGCGGTGACCTGTGGCTGTCCGCGAAGGACAACGGCCTGTTCCGGTCCACGGACGGCGGGCTCACCTTCACGGCCGTGCCCGGCTGCCAGGCCTCGCACGCGCTGGGCTTCGGCAGGGCCGCGCCGGTGCGGGGCCGCGGGGCCGGGGCGGGCTATCCGGCCGTCTTCCAGACCGGGCGGGTCTCGGCGGCGTACGACGGTGTGGCGGTGCTGCGCTCCGACGACGCGGGCCGCAGCTGGGTGCGCGTCAACGACGACTCCCACCAGTGGGGCTGGACCGGCGAAGTGATCACCGGTGACCCCCGCGTCCATGGCCGCGTCTACCTCGGCACCAACGGCCGCGGCATCCAGTACGCAGACCCCCAGTAA
- a CDS encoding carbohydrate ABC transporter permease, whose protein sequence is MTTLLDQRTDPAARTETRLQRALRVEPRPVWEEEPTKAGLAFKGFGLIAICAVVIIPIWVVLVTSLSDTKTINDAGGLVVWPRHITFVAYKELLSGGAVTRAAAVSVGLTVVGTAVSMIVSILCAYGLSRRDSYAHRPLLMTLMATMFFGAGLIPTYLLVTGIGLSDSYWSMILPSAISVFNVLVLRGFFMDTAPELIDAARIDGAGEWRILLQIIMPLSRAVIAVISLFYAVGYWSQWFNAMLYIQDSDKYPLQMILRQLVLQHQVPPGAMGAAVSNGQINSLAVQMAVMILALIPVAVLSPFVQKHFQKGMLTGAVKG, encoded by the coding sequence ATGACAACTCTCCTGGACCAGAGGACGGACCCGGCCGCCCGCACGGAGACACGCCTCCAGCGCGCCCTGCGCGTCGAACCGCGCCCGGTGTGGGAGGAGGAGCCGACGAAGGCGGGACTCGCCTTCAAGGGCTTCGGGCTGATCGCGATCTGCGCGGTCGTCATCATCCCGATCTGGGTGGTGCTGGTGACCAGCCTCTCCGACACCAAGACCATCAACGACGCCGGCGGCCTGGTCGTCTGGCCCCGGCACATCACGTTCGTGGCGTACAAGGAGCTGCTGAGCGGGGGCGCGGTGACCCGTGCGGCCGCCGTCAGCGTCGGCCTCACCGTCGTCGGTACGGCCGTCAGCATGATCGTCTCGATCCTCTGCGCGTACGGGCTCAGCCGCCGCGACTCGTACGCGCACCGGCCGCTGCTGATGACGCTGATGGCGACCATGTTCTTCGGCGCCGGTCTCATCCCGACGTATCTGCTCGTCACCGGGATCGGGCTGAGCGACAGCTACTGGTCGATGATCCTGCCCAGCGCGATCAGCGTGTTCAACGTGCTCGTCCTGCGCGGCTTCTTCATGGACACCGCGCCCGAACTCATCGACGCGGCCCGCATCGACGGGGCCGGCGAGTGGCGCATCCTGCTCCAGATCATCATGCCGCTGTCGCGTGCGGTGATCGCGGTGATCTCGCTGTTCTACGCGGTCGGCTACTGGAGCCAGTGGTTCAACGCGATGCTCTACATCCAGGACAGCGACAAGTACCCGCTCCAGATGATCCTGCGTCAGCTGGTCCTCCAGCACCAGGTGCCGCCGGGGGCGATGGGCGCGGCCGTCAGCAACGGGCAGATCAACAGCCTCGCCGTGCAGATGGCCGTCATGATCCTCGCGCTGATCCCGGTCGCGGTGCTGTCGCCGTTCGTCCAGAAGCACTTCCAGAAGGGCATGCTCACCGGCGCCGTGAAGGGCTGA